The nucleotide sequence TTCATACCGCACTCTTCTTCTGAAGTGACGGCATACAACACACCGTCGAAAACCTGTAAGTCGTTAATAGCGCTCATAATTTTCGTATACGGAGGATAGGGAGAACCAGGTTCGGTAGGAGTCGGCTGGAATGCCCCGACATCGATCGTTCCTTTATCGGCTCCGTCCTGCTTGGCATATTTCTTTACCGATAATGTATAGCCGGCAGGAGATATGCTCATTGTCCTTGTGCCGACAAACAGCCCGTCTTTGTTTGCTGCAAGCGCGGTAACTTTTTCGCTCGCCGGAATTGAGATATTGTAGGCAGTATCCTTAGAACCGGCACCGAATAACGTATTCCATTCAAACCTTTTTACGGGCGCCGGATTACTAGCGGTATCTACATAATACAGATACTTTTTCCCGTCGGAAATATCTACCGCAATGACACAGTCAGCATTAGGCGAGAAGGGTACAGTTAAATCCAAATTTTGATCCGGAGTTGTAGCTGTATTCTTATCATAAGTACCGTCTGCTTTCAGCCCAAAGCGTCTGACCTTGCAATTATTCGAATTGTCTCGCCACAGGATATACAGATTACCGTCCTGATCGTAGCAGAACACGTCGGCAGGATTTTCTGTCTGTAAAGTAGAAAACCAAAGCGCATCGGTAGCAGTTGTTGGGGGAGGTGTTCCTGCCGAATCGCCTAACCAATATTTCATACCGTAATACGTAGATTCATCGCCTTTCTCCCACAGCAACATTTTCGTATTGGGCTTTTTGTATACGGAATGTTCGGCAAACCACGTCGCGTTACCCGCATCGTCAAACGACATGCCGTTCGTTTCACGATTAAATGCGGCGATGCGGTTTTGATTGCCAATAATCCGCCAATTTTCGTTTACATATTTAATATCAATACCGTCGTCCGCAATGTAGATATTATCTTCATCATAGCCGATAAAACCGATGGGATTGGAAAAATACTGTGCATTAAAGGCGATGGGGTCTCCGGTTGAAGCAGCAGGATTAAGCCCTGTTTCTCCTTTTTTTGTAAGCGTACTGCCGGAATATTTATAACATACAAGCTGACCAAGTGCGTATAGTTTTCCGTGATGCAATCCCTGCTCTTTAAGCAAGCAGTACACACCGTCCTCGTCGGCAAATAGTCCGGTACACTCAGTACGATTATTGCCGAAGGCGGGATCCGATCGAAGTTTATCCAACGGTTTTCTAGTTGCCTGCGATTCAAATTTTAAACGCTTAGCACCGGAATGACCGGACGCATATTCAAATTCAAACTTACAGGCAAACAAAGTCTGATCATACACAGCAAACAGTACATCATCATATACTGCAACGGCACTGGAACTCGGCACTGGTGACGGCACAGTCGGGAATGCAGCACTGCTAAAAGATTCAAACGAATGATCTTCTTTCTCCTTGAAGCAATAGACGGTATTCTCTTTAAACAAAAAGATATAGTTATCGTCTATATCGATTGCGATATTATCAATATGACTGATAGTAACGCCGGGCGGTAGTGCAGTAGTAAGAGCTGTTCCAAATCCGGTATCTTCATTTCCCTCTACATCAAAGCGTTTAAGATGAGTAGAGGAAGTATCTTCATACAACACATATATTCTGCCGATTTTGTCCCGTGCCGTTACCGGCTTTTTACCGACAAGAATTCCATCGAGCAGTGTTTTACCGTTTTGCGTACTTAAGGATACGATATTGCTGCCTGAAAGATGTTTTCCCGTAATGGAGACCAGCAGATTGGCGGCAACGTTCGGCTTTTTAGACAGCGTTACGTCAACCTTATTGGGTCCTGCCGTAACTGTATGCTCGGCATAGCCGGCCCATTCGGCAAGATCACTGATTAAAATGACTTTTATGCCGATTTTTTCGCCGACAGGAACAAGCTCAACCAAAGACTTAGGCTCTTCGGCTCCTAATTCTCTTGTTATTGTATAGCCATTCTCTCTGATTATATTGATTTTCATAGGCGAAGACGAAAGAACGGGAAGACCTTTGGAATCCAAGGCTCTGGCTCCGTCGGGAAGACTTCCGTCAAAGCTTAAAATAAGCTCGCCGTATTCTTCTTTTAAAAATAAATTACAGGATGACACCATTAAAACAAGTATCATCAAACCAAAAAATAATGTCTTTTTCATAAAAACCTCCTATAGTAAAGGCGAAGGTCAAATGTTTGAAATGCCGAATGATAAACGGCAAATTGTATTTCGTTCTTCGTTCTTCCATTATACATCAAAAAATTTAAAATACCAAGTAAAATTGAGAAAAATTGAAAAATTTTGAATTTAGCCGAATGCATAAGAGCGTAAAAAAGTATCTATTTTAATATTAATTTCACTCTGATTTGCTTTTCGCCCTTTAATCATCTACTTAAAAAATTCAAAGGCATCGAAGGGGTAGCCGGATCTTAAACTTGGGAGGGAGGCATCGATTTCGCTGTTTGAGGGGACTTTATAAGCCAAATCAAGTTTAAAAATACGGTTTACGGCCTTACCGCAAAGTTCGCTCAGTCTTCTTTCGGAGCAGCCGGCCTTGCGAAGTTCTTTTAAAAGAATCAGAGAACCGGCAAAACCCGGAATACCGGAAGCGCCTTTTTTCTTATCTTCATATGTGTGAGGAGCGTGGTCGCTTTCGATCCAGTCAATCCCTCCTGAAATGAGGGCATTAAAAACGGCTTCCTGTTCCTCTTTTTCACGCAAGGGAGGGTTCATTTTTACAAAGATACCGGACTTTTTATAAGAATCAATATTTAAGAGGGCGTGATGAGCCGTAGCCCCGCACGAAATACTAATACCGCTTTTTTTTGCCTCGGCAACAAGCCTTATTCCCTCTTTTGTGCTTATGTGACAGACATGAAGATGCCCCTTAAAGTCCTCATTTTGCATCAGCTCAATCTGATCCTTTATGGATTCCGTTTCGGCAACGGGAGGACGGGCAAGGCTGTGAGTAATAGGTTTTTCAATATCGAAGACGGAATTATTCATAAGGCTTTCTTTTTCGCAATGAACGGCAAGAATGCCCCTGTAATCGAATTTTTTAAGAGCGGCATAGACCTTTCTTTGATCTTCTTTTTCAACTATACCCATGTTTCCGGTAGAATGACCCGCAAACATTTTAAAGCCCACTATTTTAGGAAAGTATTTTTTATAGAATAAAACCATTTTTTCTATCTGAAAAATATCTGAAGTAAGGCCGCCATAAATACCGTAAAAAGCAGATACTCCGGCCTGCTTTATAGATTTTTCCGCAAGGGCAAAACGCTCCAAAACAGCCTCTGCATTTGTAAGAGGAGGATTGGTATTCGGCATATCAAAAAAGGCCGTAAAACCTGCGGGGCAGGCCAAGGCCAAGGCATGGGCTATAGTTTCCTTATCGGATAAAAGACCGTCTCTAAGATGAACATGGGAATCTATCATAAACCAATCTTATTTAAAACTTATATTTAGAAAAATAAAACGGCTTCGCCGTAACCGTCATCTTTTATAATGCTTATTTCGAGTTTATTTTTCCCGTCGAATTCGATTCCGTCCAGGCTTATTTTTAAGGCATAGGCCCTTATAGGTTCAACCCCTTTATTAACCGTTTCGCTTATAACCCTCATCGTAGCAATTTCATAAAAGTCCCCGTTGACGGAAACGGTTATATCATCGGTGCCG is from Treponema denticola and encodes:
- a CDS encoding dihydroorotase, which codes for MIDSHVHLRDGLLSDKETIAHALALACPAGFTAFFDMPNTNPPLTNAEAVLERFALAEKSIKQAGVSAFYGIYGGLTSDIFQIEKMVLFYKKYFPKIVGFKMFAGHSTGNMGIVEKEDQRKVYAALKKFDYRGILAVHCEKESLMNNSVFDIEKPITHSLARPPVAETESIKDQIELMQNEDFKGHLHVCHISTKEGIRLVAEAKKSGISISCGATAHHALLNIDSYKKSGIFVKMNPPLREKEEQEAVFNALISGGIDWIESDHAPHTYEDKKKGASGIPGFAGSLILLKELRKAGCSERRLSELCGKAVNRIFKLDLAYKVPSNSEIDASLPSLRSGYPFDAFEFFK